The genome window CGAATAACAATCAGGGCATCATGACAATTTTGGACAGTGCCGTATAACATCTTCCGACACTACAAAAATTACTTCAACCTACCAATAAACAAAATAAAAAGAAAAAAGGAGTTAAAAACAAATACCAAGTCGACCAAGCCCACTTAATAAGAAAAGTAAAAAAATACTTACCTATAAGGATTTTAAACCTCATATCTTCAATAATAAGAACTTACACGAAAAAATTAATAGAATTCTACATAAAATCACCAAACCAAATCACGAAAAAACCAACAACACCCAGAACTCATCAAAAAGCACGAAAATTCAACATGAACTACAGACCAACACGAGAGATAAAAAAAATATAAAAAATTAGTTAGGTTGACGACATTGCAAAGTTTTTAAAATGCCAAAACTAGTTTATAATTAAATTATTTATTATACATCCAACAATTAATTAATAATAACAATATCTAATGGAGATTCTAAAATGGAAAAAGTAAGGACAAGAGATTTTATTTATACAACAGATGGATTATATTTTGCTTCAACCAATTATATCCATCCAAATGATAGATACATATCCTTTTTAAGATATATTCCTGATTCAAAAGGAGACCGTGAAAAAGATGGAGTTAAATATAGAAAAGTCGATTCCACAGAAGCATATGATTATTTAAGAAGAAATTATCCTGATTATTTATATTTTAGTGATGTTACTAATGTTGAAATGATGGGAGTTCCACTAGATAAAGTAGAAAGAATTATTAAACCTGAAAATAGACTTTTAGGTCTTAAAAAGACAATTGAATCTGGTGAAGAAGTTAAAAACCCAAAATTAATAGCTAAATTAATGGATGTTGCTGACTTTTTTCATTATAAAGCAGATATTGCATATGAAAATCTTGGTATTTCTGGATCAATTTTGCCTGGACTTCAAAAAACATGCGCTTCTGATTTAGATTTTGTAGTTTTTGGTCTTGAAAATCACAGAAGAGCAATATCTACATTTAAAGAATTCAAAGGCCAAGAAGTTTATATCGAAGAAGTTAATAAAAGCGTGAAATTAGATGGAATTACTGATGATTATTGGGATTTTGTATATAATAAAAGAATAAATGATTCTAGTTTAACCAAAGATGAGTTTAAATGGTATGAAAATAGAAAAGCAAATAGGGGAACAATAGACGGAACCTTATTTGATATTTTAGCTACTAAAAATTATGATGAAATTGAAGGGCAATGGGGAGATCCTGTTTATGAACCTCTTGGAGTGAGTAAAATAGAGTGCGATATTAAAAGTGCACTTGGAGCCTTTGATAATCCATCATTATATAAAGTTGAAAATGTTGAAGTATTAGACGGAGTTGAAGTCCCAATTAGTGAAGTAGTTTCTTTTACACACACTTACGCTGGTGAAGTAATTGACAGCGAGCATGCAATAGCTAAGGGAAAAGTTGAAAAAGTCATTTCAAAAAATGGGCACAAACATTACAGAATCGTTGTTGGTACTACCCGTGAATCAATTGATGAATATATAAAACTTAAAAAAAGTCCAGTTTAACCACGATAATTTTTTTATTTTTACATCAATATTGAAGAATATATAAGATTTTTACAGGTTTAAAAAGAATTTAAAGCATTTATAACTTCTAATTATTTATATTATCAAATTAAAACTAATATTTAAGAACTTAAGAGGTTATAAAATGATAAATATATCTTCAATAAAATTAAATATGTATTGTCCAATGAAATTATACATACAAACACA of Methanobrevibacter oralis contains these proteins:
- a CDS encoding DNA polymerase subunit beta, whose translation is MEKVRTRDFIYTTDGLYFASTNYIHPNDRYISFLRYIPDSKGDREKDGVKYRKVDSTEAYDYLRRNYPDYLYFSDVTNVEMMGVPLDKVERIIKPENRLLGLKKTIESGEEVKNPKLIAKLMDVADFFHYKADIAYENLGISGSILPGLQKTCASDLDFVVFGLENHRRAISTFKEFKGQEVYIEEVNKSVKLDGITDDYWDFVYNKRINDSSLTKDEFKWYENRKANRGTIDGTLFDILATKNYDEIEGQWGDPVYEPLGVSKIECDIKSALGAFDNPSLYKVENVEVLDGVEVPISEVVSFTHTYAGEVIDSEHAIAKGKVEKVISKNGHKHYRIVVGTTRESIDEYIKLKKSPV